The following proteins come from a genomic window of Streptococcus pneumoniae:
- the tsaE gene encoding tRNA (adenosine(37)-N6)-threonylcarbamoyltransferase complex ATPase subunit type 1 TsaE gives MYTKNEEELQALGERLGHLLAKNDVLILTGELGAGKTTFTKGLAKGLQISQMIKSPTYTIVREYEGRLPLYHLDVYRIEGDADSIDLDEFIFGGGVTVIEWGNLLGDALPDAYLELEILKEADGRRLNFQAKGLRAEKLLEELQYGV, from the coding sequence ATGTACACAAAAAATGAAGAAGAGTTGCAAGCCTTAGGGGAGCGTTTGGGCCATCTATTAGCAAAGAATGATGTTTTAATCTTAACTGGAGAACTGGGTGCAGGTAAAACGACCTTTACTAAAGGACTTGCAAAAGGATTACAGATTTCTCAAATGATTAAAAGTCCCACCTATACTATCGTGAGAGAGTATGAAGGTCGACTTCCACTTTATCACCTAGATGTTTATCGTATTGAAGGAGATGCTGATTCTATCGACTTGGATGAGTTTATCTTTGGTGGCGGCGTGACTGTTATTGAGTGGGGAAATCTCTTAGGAGATGCCTTGCCAGATGCTTATTTAGAATTGGAAATTCTAAAAGAAGCAGATGGACGCCGTTTAAATTTTCAGGCAAAGGGTTTGCGTGCTGAGAAATTGTTAGAGGAGCTTCAATATGGAGTATGA
- the lytR gene encoding glycopolymer--peptidoglycan transferase LytR → MVKKIIGMVLALLSVTVVGVGVFAYTIYQQGTETLAKTYKKIGEETKVIEATEPLTILLMGVDTGNAERTETWVGRSDSMILMTVNPKTKKTTMMSLERDILTRIESGNGQAHEAKLNSAYADGGAELAIETIQKMMNIHIDRYVMVNMRGLQKLVDAVGGITVNNILGFPISISDQEEFNTISIGVGEQHIGGEEALVYARMRYQDPEGDYGRQKRQREVIQKVMEKALSLNSVGHYQEILKALSDNMQTNIDLSAKSIPNLLGYKDSFKTIETQQLQGEGEILQGVSYQIVSRAHMLEMQNILRRSLGQEEVTQLETNAVLFEDLFGRAPVGDEDN, encoded by the coding sequence ATGGTTAAAAAAATTATTGGAATGGTGCTAGCTTTACTTTCTGTAACTGTAGTAGGAGTAGGTGTTTTTGCTTATACTATTTATCAACAAGGGACAGAAACCTTAGCTAAAACCTATAAAAAAATCGGCGAAGAAACCAAGGTTATTGAAGCGACTGAACCTCTAACCATTCTGTTAATGGGAGTGGACACCGGAAATGCTGAACGAACTGAAACTTGGGTCGGTAGAAGTGATAGCATGATCTTGATGACAGTGAATCCTAAAACGAAAAAAACAACAATGATGAGTTTAGAGCGGGATATTCTGACGCGCATTGAATCAGGGAATGGTCAGGCTCATGAAGCGAAACTGAACTCAGCATATGCAGATGGTGGAGCAGAGCTTGCTATAGAAACCATTCAAAAAATGATGAATATCCATATTGATCGCTATGTGATGGTCAATATGAGAGGGTTGCAAAAACTAGTGGATGCAGTAGGAGGTATTACAGTCAATAATATCCTAGGTTTCCCAATTTCTATCAGTGACCAAGAAGAATTTAATACTATTTCTATCGGTGTTGGGGAGCAACATATTGGGGGAGAAGAAGCCCTAGTCTATGCACGAATGCGTTACCAAGATCCTGAGGGGGATTATGGTCGTCAAAAACGTCAACGTGAAGTTATTCAAAAAGTCATGGAAAAAGCTCTCAGTTTAAATAGCGTTGGTCATTATCAAGAGATTCTAAAAGCTTTGAGTGACAATATGCAGACCAATATTGATTTGTCTGCAAAAAGTATCCCTAACTTGCTAGGCTATAAAGATTCATTTAAAACCATTGAAACTCAGCAGTTGCAGGGTGAAGGAGAGATACTTCAAGGTGTTTCTTACCAGATTGTTTCGAGAGCACATATGTTGGAAATGCAAAATATACTCCGACGTTCTTTGGGACAAGAAGAAGTTACTCAGCTTGAAACCAATGCGGTTTTATTTGAAGATTTATTTGGCAGAGCACCTGTTGGTGATGAAGATAATTAA
- a CDS encoding GNAT family N-acetyltransferase produces MEYELLIREAEPKDAAELVAFLNRVSLETDFTSLDGDGILLTSEEMEIFLNKQASSDNQITLLAFLNGKIAGIVNITADQRKRVRHIGDLFIVIGKRYWNNGLGSLLLEEAIEWAQASGILRRLQLTVQTRNQAAVHLYQKHGFVIEGSQERGAYIEEGKFIDVYLMGKLID; encoded by the coding sequence ATGGAGTATGAATTGCTCATTAGGGAAGCAGAGCCCAAAGATGCAGCTGAATTAGTGGCCTTTTTAAATCGTGTGAGTTTGGAGACAGACTTTACCAGCCTAGACGGAGATGGTATTCTCTTGACTAGTGAGGAGATGGAAATATTCCTCAACAAGCAAGCTAGTTCGGACAATCAGATAACCTTACTTGCATTCTTAAATGGCAAAATTGCTGGTATTGTAAATATTACAGCTGATCAGCGTAAGAGAGTCCGTCATATTGGAGATCTCTTCATTGTGATTGGAAAAAGATATTGGAATAATGGCTTGGGAAGTTTGTTGCTAGAAGAAGCGATAGAGTGGGCACAAGCAAGTGGCATTCTGCGTCGTCTCCAACTGACTGTCCAAACTCGTAATCAAGCAGCAGTCCATCTTTATCAAAAGCATGGCTTTGTCATTGAAGGTAGCCAAGAGCGTGGGGCATATATAGAAGAAGGGAAATTTATCGATGTTTACTTGATGGGTAAACTGATAGATTAG
- a CDS encoding MATE family efflux transporter, with the protein MNKKRTVDLIHSPILPSLLSFTFPILLSNIFQQLYNTADVLIVGRFLDQESLAAVGATTAIFDLIVGFTLGVGNGMGIVIARYYGARNFTKIKEAVAATWILGALLSILVMLLGFLGLYPLLQYLDTPAEILLQSYQYISMIVTCVGVSFAYNLFAGLLRSIGDSLAALGFLIFSALVNVVLDLYFITQLHLGVQSAGLATIISQGLSAVLCFYYIRKSVPELLPQFKHFKWDKSLYADLLEQGLAMGLMSSIVSIGSVILQSSVNTFGAVIISAQTAARRIMTFALLPMTAISASMTTFASQNLGAKRPDRIAQGLRIGSRLSISWAVFVCIFLFFASPALISFLASSTDGYLIENGSLYLQISSAFYPILSLLLIYRNCLQGLGQKILPLVSSFIELIGKIVFVVLIIPWAGYKGVILCEPLIWVAMTVQLYFSLFRHPLIKEGKAILATKVQS; encoded by the coding sequence ATGAATAAAAAACGAACAGTGGACCTGATACATAGTCCGATTCTTCCCTCGCTCTTAAGCTTCACCTTTCCAATCTTGCTATCAAATATTTTTCAACAGCTCTATAACACTGCTGATGTCTTGATTGTTGGACGATTTCTTGATCAAGAATCCTTGGCTGCAGTAGGAGCGACGACAGCAATTTTTGACCTGATTGTAGGTTTTACACTTGGTGTTGGCAATGGCATGGGGATTGTCATTGCTCGTTATTATGGGGCTCGGAATTTCACTAAAATCAAGGAAGCAGTAGCAGCCACCTGGATTTTAGGTGCTCTTTTGAGCATTCTAGTTATGTTACTGGGCTTTCTTGGCTTGTATCCTCTCTTGCAATACTTAGATACTCCTGCAGAAATTCTTCTTCAATCTTATCAATATATTTCTATGATTGTGACCTGTGTAGGTGTCAGCTTTGCTTATAATCTTTTTGCAGGCTTGTTGCGGTCTATTGGTGACAGTCTAGCAGCCCTGGGATTTCTGATTTTCTCTGCCTTGGTTAATGTGGTTCTGGATCTCTATTTTATTACGCAATTGCATCTGGGAGTTCAATCCGCAGGACTTGCTACCATTATTTCACAAGGTTTATCAGCGGTTCTCTGCTTTTATTATATTCGTAAAAGTGTGCCAGAACTCTTGCCACAGTTTAAACATTTCAAATGGGACAAAAGCTTGTACGCGGATCTCTTGGAGCAAGGTTTGGCTATGGGCTTGATGAGTTCAATTGTATCTATCGGCAGTGTGATTTTACAGTCTTCTGTTAATACATTTGGTGCAGTGATTATTAGTGCCCAGACGGCAGCTCGACGCATTATGACCTTTGCCCTTCTTCCTATGACCGCTATTTCTGCATCAATGACGACCTTTGCTTCTCAGAATCTAGGAGCTAAGCGACCTGACCGCATTGCTCAAGGTCTTCGAATCGGCAGTCGTTTAAGCATATCCTGGGCAGTTTTTGTTTGTATTTTCCTCTTTTTTGCCAGCCCAGCCTTGATTTCCTTCTTGGCTAGTTCGACAGATGGTTACTTGATAGAAAATGGAAGTCTCTATCTGCAAATCAGTTCAGCCTTTTATCCCATTTTGAGCCTCTTGTTGATTTATCGCAATTGCTTGCAGGGCTTGGGGCAGAAGATCCTTCCTCTAGTTTCTAGCTTTATTGAACTAATCGGAAAAATCGTTTTTGTGGTTTTGATTATTCCTTGGGCAGGATATAAGGGTGTTATCCTTTGTGAACCTCTTATCTGGGTTGCCATGACAGTTCAACTGTACTTCTCACTATTCCGTCATCCCTTGATAAAAGAAGGAAAGGCAATTTTGGCAACCAAAGTGCAATCCTAG
- a CDS encoding DUF4231 domain-containing protein, producing the protein MTPEEMYLTERLDVQIAHFLKKSVQHRRRYKVLKITEIVAGFLIAVFCAIPMPGDRYRLISVALSSLGLLCEGIINLYNAKENWISYQKTAQLLEKEKFLYQCQTEKYAGKTKAFALFVKTCEGLISEEINQWESIQSKEVAASADAPVKKE; encoded by the coding sequence ATGACGCCAGAAGAAATGTACCTGACAGAGCGATTAGACGTACAGATAGCTCATTTTTTAAAGAAAAGCGTTCAACATCGTAGGCGCTATAAGGTATTAAAAATAACAGAAATCGTGGCAGGTTTCCTCATAGCTGTCTTTTGTGCTATTCCTATGCCAGGTGATCGCTACCGTTTGATTTCGGTTGCCTTATCCAGTCTCGGCTTGCTGTGTGAGGGGATTATCAATTTGTATAATGCAAAGGAAAATTGGATTTCTTACCAAAAAACTGCGCAACTCCTGGAGAAAGAAAAATTCCTCTATCAATGCCAAACGGAGAAATATGCAGGAAAGACCAAGGCTTTTGCCCTATTTGTCAAGACATGCGAAGGTCTTATCTCAGAGGAGATTAACCAGTGGGAAAGTATCCAGTCAAAAGAAGTGGCAGCTAGTGCAGATGCTCCAGTTAAAAAAGAGTAG
- the lytA gene encoding N-acetylmuramoyl-L-alanine amidase LytA, which produces MEINVSKLRTDLPQVGVQPYRQVHAHSTGNPHSTVQNEADYHWRKDPELGFFSHIVGNGCIMQVGPVDNGAWDVGGGWNAETYAAVELIESHSTKEEFMTDYRLYIELLRNLADEAGLPKTLDTGSLAGIKTHEYCTNNQPNNHSDHVDPYPYLAKWGISREQFKHDIENGLTIETGWQKNDTGYWYVHSDGSYPKDKFEKINGTWYYFDSSGYMLADRWRKHTDGNWYWFDNSGEMATGWKKIADKWYYFNEEGAMKTGWVKYKDTWYYLDAKEGAMVSNAFIQSADGTGWYYLKPDGTLADKPEFTVEPDGLITVK; this is translated from the coding sequence ATGGAAATTAATGTGAGTAAATTAAGAACAGATTTGCCTCAAGTCGGCGTGCAACCATATAGGCAAGTACACGCACACTCAACTGGGAATCCGCATTCAACCGTACAGAATGAAGCGGATTATCACTGGCGGAAAGACCCAGAATTAGGTTTTTTCTCGCACATTGTTGGGAACGGTTGCATCATGCAGGTAGGACCTGTTGATAATGGTGCCTGGGACGTTGGGGGCGGTTGGAATGCTGAGACCTATGCAGCGGTTGAACTGATTGAAAGCCATTCAACTAAAGAAGAGTTCATGACGGACTACCGCCTTTATATCGAACTCTTACGCAATCTAGCAGATGAAGCAGGTTTGCCGAAAACGCTTGATACAGGGAGTTTAGCTGGAATTAAAACGCACGAGTATTGCACGAATAACCAACCAAACAACCACTCAGACCATGTGGATCCATACCCTTACTTGGCAAAATGGGGCATTAGCCGTGAGCAGTTTAAGCATGATATTGAGAACGGCTTGACGATTGAAACAGGCTGGCAGAAGAATGACACTGGCTACTGGTACGTACATTCAGACGGCTCTTATCCAAAAGACAAGTTTGAGAAAATCAATGGCACTTGGTACTACTTTGACAGTTCAGGCTATATGCTTGCAGACCGCTGGAGGAAGCACACAGACGGCAACTGGTACTGGTTCGACAACTCAGGCGAAATGGCTACAGGCTGGAAGAAAATCGCTGATAAGTGGTACTATTTCAACGAAGAAGGTGCCATGAAGACAGGCTGGGTCAAGTACAAGGACACTTGGTACTACTTAGACGCTAAAGAAGGCGCCATGGTATCAAATGCCTTTATCCAGTCAGCGGACGGAACAGGCTGGTACTACCTCAAACCAGACGGAACACTGGCAGACAAGCCAGAATTCACAGTAGAGCCAGATGGCTTGATTACAGTAAAATAA
- a CDS encoding helix-turn-helix domain-containing protein: MYVINVCDVGKRIKELRISSNLTQDKIAEYLSLNQSMIAKMEKGERNITNGFK, encoded by the coding sequence ATGTATGTGATAAATGTATGTGATGTTGGAAAAAGAATAAAAGAACTTAGAATATCTTCAAATCTTACTCAAGATAAGATTGCTGAGTATTTGTCTTTGAATCAAAGCATGATTGCCAAAATGGAAAAAGGTGAAAGGAATATCACGAATGGATTTAAGTAA
- a CDS encoding ImmA/IrrE family metallo-endopeptidase: protein MKKSSVSLILIGEGDETERKADQFASYFLIFPSSLYRMVEEIRENANRTHLEVEDIIKLGQFYGISHKAMLYRLRNDGYLDAEEIKNMDISVIETASRLGYDTSLYRPLSESKKKCYYDNILVQLNNF, encoded by the coding sequence GTGAAGAAGAGTTCAGTCAGTCTTATCTTGATTGGTGAAGGAGATGAAACTGAAAGAAAAGCGGATCAGTTTGCTTCTTATTTTTTAATTTTCCCATCTTCACTGTATAGGATGGTTGAGGAAATCAGAGAAAATGCCAATAGAACTCATCTTGAAGTAGAAGATATTATAAAATTGGGTCAGTTTTATGGTATCAGTCATAAAGCTATGTTATATAGATTGAGGAATGATGGATACCTTGATGCAGAAGAAATTAAAAATATGGATATTAGTGTTATAGAGACAGCTTCAAGATTAGGCTATGATACAAGTTTATATCGTCCTTTGTCAGAAAGTAAAAAGAAATGTTATTATGATAATATATTAGTTCAACTGAACAACTTTTAG
- the recA gene encoding recombinase RecA: MAKKPKKLEEISKKFGAEREKALNDALKLIEKDFGKGSIMRLGERAEQKVQVMSSGSLALDIALGSGGYPKGRIIEIYGPESSGKTTVALHAVAQAQKEGGIAAFIDAEHALDPAYAAALGVNIDELLLSQPDSGEQGLEIAGKLIDSGAVDLVVVDSVAALVPRAEIDGDIGDSHVGLQARMMSQAMRKLGASINKTKTIAIFINQLREKVGVMFGNPETTPGGRALKFYASVRLDVRGNTQIKGTGDQKETNVGKETKIKVVKNKVAPPFKEAVVEIMYGEGISKTGELLKIASDLDIIKKAGAWYSYKDEKIGQGSENAKKYLAEHPEIFDEIDKQVRSKFGLIDGEEVSEQDTENKKDEPKKEEAVNEEVPLDLGDELEIEIEE; this comes from the coding sequence ATGGCGAAAAAACCAAAAAAATTAGAAGAAATTTCAAAAAAATTTGGGGCAGAACGTGAAAAGGCCTTGAATGACGCTCTTAAATTGATTGAGAAAGACTTTGGTAAAGGATCAATCATGCGTTTGGGTGAACGTGCGGAGCAAAAGGTGCAAGTGATGAGCTCAGGTTCTTTAGCTCTTGACATTGCCCTTGGCTCAGGTGGTTATCCTAAGGGACGTATCATCGAAATCTATGGCCCAGAGTCATCTGGTAAGACAACGGTTGCCCTTCATGCAGTTGCACAAGCGCAAAAAGAAGGTGGGATTGCTGCCTTTATCGATGCGGAACATGCCCTTGATCCAGCTTATGCTGCGGCCCTTGGTGTCAATATTGACGAATTGCTCTTGTCTCAACCAGACTCAGGAGAGCAAGGTCTTGAGATTGCGGGAAAATTGATTGACTCAGGTGCAGTTGATCTTGTCGTAGTCGACTCAGTTGCTGCCCTTGTTCCTCGTGCGGAAATTGATGGAGATATCGGAGATAGCCATGTTGGTTTGCAGGCTCGTATGATGAGCCAGGCCATGCGTAAACTTGGCGCCTCTATCAATAAAACCAAAACAATTGCCATTTTTATCAACCAATTGCGTGAAAAAGTTGGAGTGATGTTTGGAAATCCAGAAACAACACCGGGCGGACGTGCTTTGAAATTCTATGCTTCAGTCCGCTTGGATGTTCGTGGTAATACACAAATTAAGGGAACTGGTGACCAAAAAGAAACCAATGTCGGTAAAGAAACTAAGATTAAGGTTGTAAAAAATAAGGTAGCTCCACCGTTTAAGGAAGCCGTAGTTGAAATTATGTACGGAGAAGGAATTTCTAAGACTGGTGAGCTTTTGAAGATTGCAAGCGATTTGGATATTATCAAAAAAGCAGGGGCTTGGTATTCTTACAAAGATGAAAAAATTGGGCAAGGTTCTGAGAATGCTAAGAAATACTTGGCAGAGCACCCAGAAATCTTTGATGAAATTGATAAGCAAGTCCGTTCTAAATTTGGCTTGATTGATGGAGAAGAAGTTTCAGAACAAGATACTGAAAACAAAAAAGATGAGCCAAAGAAAGAAGAAGCAGTGAATGAAGAAGTTCCGCTTGACTTAGGCGATGAACTTGAAATCGAAATTGAAGAATAA
- a CDS encoding competence/damage-inducible protein A: protein MKAEIIAVGTEILTGQIVNTNAQFLSEKLAEIGVDVYFQTAVGDNEVRLLSLLEIASQRSSLVILTGGLGPTEDDLTKQTLAKFLGKALVFDPQAQEKLDIFFALRPDYARTPNNERQAQIVEGAIPLPNETGLAVGGKLEVDGVTYVVLPGPPSELKPMVLNQLLPKLMTGSKLYSRVLRFFGIGESQLVTILADLIDNQIDPTLAPYAKTGEVTLRLSTKASSQEEANQALDILENQILDCQTFEGISLRDFCYGYGEETSLASIVVEELKRQGKTIAAAESLTAGLFQATVANFSGVSSIFKGGFVTYSLEEKSRMLDIPAKNLEEHGVVSEFTAQKMAEQARSKTQSDFGISLTGVAGPDSLEGHPVGTVFIGLAQDQGTEVIKVNIGGRSRADVRHIAVMHAFNLVRKALLSD from the coding sequence ATGAAAGCAGAAATCATTGCTGTTGGAACAGAGATTTTGACAGGACAGATTGTCAACACCAATGCCCAGTTTTTGTCGGAAAAACTAGCTGAGATTGGGGTAGATGTATATTTTCAGACGGCTGTAGGAGACAATGAAGTTCGTCTCTTGTCTTTGCTTGAGATTGCCAGTCAACGTAGCAGTCTGGTGATTTTGACAGGCGGTTTGGGGCCAACTGAGGACGACCTAACCAAACAAACCCTAGCTAAATTTTTAGGGAAAGCATTAGTCTTTGATCCTCAGGCTCAGGAGAAGTTGGATATCTTTTTTGCCCTGCGACCAGACTATGCCCGAACACCGAATAACGAAAGACAAGCTCAAATTGTAGAAGGAGCGATTCCACTGCCAAACGAAACAGGACTGGCTGTTGGAGGAAAATTAGAAGTAGACGGAGTGACCTATGTCGTCCTTCCAGGTCCGCCAAGTGAATTGAAACCCATGGTCTTAAACCAACTTCTACCCAAGTTGATGACAGGGAGCAAGCTGTATTCCCGAGTTCTTCGTTTCTTTGGGATTGGCGAGAGCCAGCTGGTTACGATTTTGGCTGATTTAATTGATAATCAGATCGATCCTACCTTGGCCCCTTATGCCAAGACAGGAGAAGTCACTCTACGTCTGTCAACAAAGGCTAGCAGTCAAGAAGAGGCGAATCAAGCGCTGGATATCTTGGAAAATCAAATCTTGGACTGCCAGACTTTCGAAGGAATTTCTTTACGAGACTTTTGCTATGGTTATGGGGAAGAAACTAGTTTAGCCAGCATTGTGGTAGAAGAACTGAAAAGGCAAGGGAAAACCATCGCGGCTGCAGAGAGTTTGACGGCAGGTCTTTTCCAAGCTACCGTGGCGAATTTTTCTGGAGTTTCAAGTATATTTAAGGGTGGTTTTGTGACCTATAGCTTGGAGGAAAAATCAAGGATGTTGGATATTCCTGCCAAGAATTTGGAAGAACATGGTGTGGTGTCTGAATTTACAGCTCAGAAGATGGCTGAGCAGGCACGAAGCAAGACCCAGTCTGATTTTGGAATTAGTTTGACTGGAGTGGCAGGACCAGATAGCCTAGAAGGACACCCAGTTGGGACAGTCTTCATAGGCTTGGCGCAAGATCAAGGAACTGAGGTTATCAAGGTTAATATTGGAGGCAGAAGCCGAGCAGATGTACGTCACATTGCGGTTATGCATGCCTTTAACCTAGTTCGCAAGGCTTTATTAAGTGACTAA